The following coding sequences lie in one Arachis hypogaea cultivar Tifrunner chromosome 9, arahy.Tifrunner.gnm2.J5K5, whole genome shotgun sequence genomic window:
- the LOC112710859 gene encoding root phototropism protein 3 isoform X2, translated as MKNTCELQGAVSSGKSNRCVVLPADVPLLADSLEPTRNHGWIPEASSPADLIIQVDHSSFHLHKLAMVSRSEYLNRLVFQGGCNIEISGDRLIIQLENIPGGKKTFELVAKFCYGWKIDITAENVAPLYCAAHFLEMNEELEEGNLISKTEAFLSFLILSSWKDTFRILKSCESISSWAKDLQIVKHCSEAIAWKACSKSPSTTTYDEDYSKFDNSWWFEDVSKLRIDHFVEVIQCLKRGGTKSDLVGSCIQHWTMKWFSQFTLTGLDKVTPKHVSIQLHRVSTECLIRLLPTEVNSVSCNFLLHLLKAGVMLKIDLELLCVLERRIALMLDQCSVSDLLVKNQGDKGSLNDVDVVVRVLQCYVCHISKNSKEKMHAIGRLVDGYLIQVARDKNLRVESFKSLVEALPQDARLCDDLLYRAIDMYLKN; from the exons ATGAAGAACACGTGTGAATTGCAAGGGGCAGTGTCCAGTGGGAAGAGTAACCGATGTGTTGTTTTACCAGCTGATGTTCCTTTGCTTGCTGATTCCCTAGAACCAACTAGAAACCATGGCTG GATTCCCGAGGCAAGTTCCCCTGCTGATTTGATCATACAAGTTGATCACTCCAGCTTTCATCTGCATAAG CTTGCTATGGTCTCAAGAAGTGAATATTTGAATAGGCTTGTCTTTCAAGGGGGATGTAACATTGAAATTTCCGGTGACAGACTCATAATCCAATTAGAGAACATTCCAGGTGGCAAAAAAACATTCGAATTAGTAGCGAAGTTCTGTTATGGTTGGAAGATTGATATAACTGCAGAAAACGTTGCCCCATTATACTGTGCTGCACATTTCTTGGAAATGAATGAAGAACTTGAAGAAGGAAACCTCATTTCCAAGACAGAAGCTTTTCTCAGCTTCCTAATACTCTCTTCATGGAAGGACACATTCCGAATACTCAAAAGCTGTGAATCCATTTCGTCTTGGGCCAAGGATTTGCAAATAGTGAAGCACTGCTCGGAAGCAATAGCTTGGAAGGCATGCTCAAAAAGTCCAAGTACAACAACATATGATGAGGACTACTCAAAATTTGATAATTCTTGGTGGTTCGAAGATGTATCTAAGCTGCGAATCGATCATTTCGTGGAAGTGATTCAGTGTCTCAAAAGGGGTGGAACAAAATCTGATCTTGTTGGTTCTTGCATACAACATTGGACAATGAAATGGTTTTCCCAATTCACACTTACTGGACTTGACAAAGTGACACCTAAACACGTATCAATCCAGTTACATAGAGTTTCGACCGAATGCTTGATTAGGTTACTTCCCACTGAAGTAAACTCAGTTTCTTGCAATTTCTTGCTTCACCTACTAAAAGCAGGGGTAATGCTGAAAATCGATCTGGAGTTGTTGTGTGTGCTTGAAAGAAGGATAGCTTTAATGTTGGATCAATGCAGTGTCTCTGATCTGTTGGTTAAGAACCAAGGAGATAAGGGTTCTTTGAATGATGTAGATGTTGTTGTGAGAGTGTTACAGTGTTATGTTTGCCACATTTCAAAGAATTCTAAGGAAAAAATGCATGCCATTGGAAGGTTGGTGGATGGGTATCTCATACAGGTTGCAAGGGATAAGAATCTTAGAGTGGAGAGTTTCAAATCACTTGTTGAAGCTTTGCCACAAGATGCTAGATTATGTGATGATCTTCTCTATAGAGCTATCGACATGTACCTTAAG AATTGA
- the LOC112710859 gene encoding root phototropism protein 3 isoform X1, with protein MKNTCELQGAVSSGKSNRCVVLPADVPLLADSLEPTRNHGWIPEASSPADLIIQVDHSSFHLHKLAMVSRSEYLNRLVFQGGCNIEISGDRLIIQLENIPGGKKTFELVAKFCYGWKIDITAENVAPLYCAAHFLEMNEELEEGNLISKTEAFLSFLILSSWKDTFRILKSCESISSWAKDLQIVKHCSEAIAWKACSKSPSTTTYDEDYSKFDNSWWFEDVSKLRIDHFVEVIQCLKRGGTKSDLVGSCIQHWTMKWFSQFTLTGLDKVTPKHVSIQLHRVSTECLIRLLPTEVNSVSCNFLLHLLKAGVMLKIDLELLCVLERRIALMLDQCSVSDLLVKNQGDKGSLNDVDVVVRVLQCYVCHISKNSKEKMHAIGRLVDGYLIQVARDKNLRVESFKSLVEALPQDARLCDDLLYRAIDMYLKAHPELREDEREEMCKVLGYHRLSQEARVHVAKNNRLPVKLTTQFMLLEQVNMATRSVTSDEPNYRRTHTHTVIRVSTDFERRNINANEMKLMKRDVEVMKSQLLELNTCRIKLQKQLRKRCIW; from the exons ATGAAGAACACGTGTGAATTGCAAGGGGCAGTGTCCAGTGGGAAGAGTAACCGATGTGTTGTTTTACCAGCTGATGTTCCTTTGCTTGCTGATTCCCTAGAACCAACTAGAAACCATGGCTG GATTCCCGAGGCAAGTTCCCCTGCTGATTTGATCATACAAGTTGATCACTCCAGCTTTCATCTGCATAAG CTTGCTATGGTCTCAAGAAGTGAATATTTGAATAGGCTTGTCTTTCAAGGGGGATGTAACATTGAAATTTCCGGTGACAGACTCATAATCCAATTAGAGAACATTCCAGGTGGCAAAAAAACATTCGAATTAGTAGCGAAGTTCTGTTATGGTTGGAAGATTGATATAACTGCAGAAAACGTTGCCCCATTATACTGTGCTGCACATTTCTTGGAAATGAATGAAGAACTTGAAGAAGGAAACCTCATTTCCAAGACAGAAGCTTTTCTCAGCTTCCTAATACTCTCTTCATGGAAGGACACATTCCGAATACTCAAAAGCTGTGAATCCATTTCGTCTTGGGCCAAGGATTTGCAAATAGTGAAGCACTGCTCGGAAGCAATAGCTTGGAAGGCATGCTCAAAAAGTCCAAGTACAACAACATATGATGAGGACTACTCAAAATTTGATAATTCTTGGTGGTTCGAAGATGTATCTAAGCTGCGAATCGATCATTTCGTGGAAGTGATTCAGTGTCTCAAAAGGGGTGGAACAAAATCTGATCTTGTTGGTTCTTGCATACAACATTGGACAATGAAATGGTTTTCCCAATTCACACTTACTGGACTTGACAAAGTGACACCTAAACACGTATCAATCCAGTTACATAGAGTTTCGACCGAATGCTTGATTAGGTTACTTCCCACTGAAGTAAACTCAGTTTCTTGCAATTTCTTGCTTCACCTACTAAAAGCAGGGGTAATGCTGAAAATCGATCTGGAGTTGTTGTGTGTGCTTGAAAGAAGGATAGCTTTAATGTTGGATCAATGCAGTGTCTCTGATCTGTTGGTTAAGAACCAAGGAGATAAGGGTTCTTTGAATGATGTAGATGTTGTTGTGAGAGTGTTACAGTGTTATGTTTGCCACATTTCAAAGAATTCTAAGGAAAAAATGCATGCCATTGGAAGGTTGGTGGATGGGTATCTCATACAGGTTGCAAGGGATAAGAATCTTAGAGTGGAGAGTTTCAAATCACTTGTTGAAGCTTTGCCACAAGATGCTAGATTATGTGATGATCTTCTCTATAGAGCTATCGACATGTACCTTAAG GCACATCCAGAATTGAGAGAAGACGAGAGAGAAGAGATGTGTAAAGTTTTGGGATACCATAGATTGTCACAAGAAGCGCGTGTGCATGTGGCGAAGAATAATAGGTTGCCGGTGAAATTGACAACGCAATTCATGCTTCTTGAACAAGTGAACATGGCAACAAGGTCAGTGACCAGTGATGAACCAAATTACAGGAGGACACATACTCATACAGTTATAAGAGTAAGCACAGATTTCGAGAGAAGAAATATAAATGCCAATgagatgaaattgatgaagagaGATGTTGAAGTTATGAAGTCTCAACTCTTGGAACTAAATACATGCAGAATAAAGCTCCAAAAGCAATTAAGGAAGAGATGCATTTGGTGA